A segment of the Actinomyces sp. oral taxon 171 str. F0337 genome:
CGGTCGCCGGCGTCATGATGGATAACGAACATGACGACGGGCGGACAACGTGCCGCCAGTGCGCTGGCAGACTGGCTGGCGCAGCGTACCGGGCCGCCACAAGCGATGGCGCTCATCGCCAATAAGATGGAGGACGTCGTCGCCGCCGACAGAAGCGTCCTGCGTGTCGATCAGCTGGCGAGACGCCTCGATCTTTCTATCCGAAGTCTGCAACGCCTCTGCGAGAAGTACATCAGCCTGCCCCCACTCGCAGTGATCAGACTGCTACCGGCTCCAGGAAGCGGCACAGCGGCTCCGGGAGGATCCGTCCGTCACCGTTGCGCAAGTGGCCGCCGAGCTCGACTACGCGGACCATGCGCACCTGACCGCCGACTTCCGACGCGTCCTGGGCTTCTCACCGAGCCAGTACCGACAGCAGACGATCAGCGATCGCGGGCTCTTAGCGACCGGTAGCAGGCTCGAACCTCGGGGGACGTCACTCGTTGGCGTCACGCCGTATCAGGACTCCACGAGGAGGGGAACGGTTGGCGCCGGACAGTGGCG
Coding sequences within it:
- a CDS encoding helix-turn-helix domain-containing protein translates to MAAELDYADHAHLTADFRRVLGFSPSQYRQQTISDRGLLATGSRLEPRGTSLVGVTPYQDSTRRGTVGAGQWRAAATPIDCSHAESG